DNA sequence from the Pedobacter sp. W3I1 genome:
AGAAAGCCAATGTATCTTACAAAAATGCATTAGAGAAAGACTCTACAAACATTGAAGCTAAAACAGGCTTAGGTGTAACTATAGTAAACGGCTTAGGCGCACCAATGCAAGGTATTGCCATGTTGTTAGAAGTTGTTGCTAAAGAACCTAAAAATGTAAAGGCAAATATGAATTTAGGATTGTTCTCGATAAAATCAGGTCAGTTTGATAAAGCAATTCCTCGTTTTAACAACGTAATTGCCACTGCTCCAACCCCTGAAGCCTATTTTTATTTAGGAACAGCTTTAGAAAATTTAGGCAGAAATAAAGAAGCAGTAAATGCTTACCTATCAAGCAAAAAATTAGCAGCTAACCCAACCTTATCTTCATTCATTGATAAGAAGGTGGCTGAACTAAAGAATAAAAATTAATTAACAGATTAATAAAAACATTTAAAACTTAAAACTATGCCAAGCGGTAAAAAAAGAAAGAGACATAAAATGGCTACCCACAAACGTAAAAAACGTTTAAGAAAAAACAGACATAAGAAAAAATAGTTTCTTATTTTGATAAAAGCCAGTTAAACCTCATAGTAAACACTATGAGGTTTAAACAATTTATATGATTTTTTTATTGTATATATTCTTGGCTACATCACTGTTTTTATTTACTATCCATTTGTTAATAGGCGAAAGCCTTAAATCTGTAGCTGTTGGTAAAAGAATTAATTATCAATTCGACTCCTGCCGGAGTTACCATAGCGTTGATTGAAGACAAACAACTTGTTGAGCTTCACAAAGAACAAATCAATATTAACTACGCTGTAGGCGATATTTATTTAGGCCGCATTAAAAAAATTATGCCTGGTCTGAATGCTGCTTTCGTGGATGTTGGTTATGAAAAAGATGCTTTTTTGCATTACTTTGATTTAGGCCCTCAGGTGCAATCTTTAATTAAGCTAACGAAGATCAAGCGTAATGGCTCGGTTACAGGCACATTATTAGATAATTTAAAGCTAGAAGCCGATATTAATAAGGCAGGCAAAATTTCTGATGTGCTCAGTAAAAACATGCTCCTACCTGTACAAATTGCCAAAGAGCCAATTTCTACAAAAGGGCCACGTTTAAGTTCCGACATTTCGATTGCCGGCAGGTATGTGGTACTGGTGCCATTCTCCAATACCATATCTGTATCAAAAAAAATTAAAAGTAATACCGAGCGTAATCGTTTAAAAAAGATTATCGAAAGTATTAAACCTCAAAATTTTGGGGTTATTATCAGAACCGTTTCTGAAGGCAGGGGGGTTGCCGAAATGCAAAAGGATCTTTTAGATTTAATTGCTAAATGGGAAAACTTCATTAAAAAAATGCCATCTACCGAACCTTCAAAAAGAGTTTGGGGAGAAATGGACAGATCATCAACGTTAATCCGTGATATTCTGAACCCTGATTTTACAAACGTTTACGTAAGTACACCAGAGCTGTACGATGACATCCGTTCTTATGTTCACGATATTTCTCCTGAAATGGAAAAAATCGTTAAACTGTACAAACAGAAAGAACCTATCTTCGATCATTTCGGTGTAGAAAAGCAGATTAAAAATGCTTTCGGAAAAACAGTAAACTTACCAGGTGGTGCTTACCTTGTTGTAGAGCACACTGAAGCACTCCACGTGATAGACGTGAACAGTGGAAACCGTACTGCCAGTAAAGAAAATCAAGAAGAGAATGCTTTACAGGTAAACAAAGAGGCGGCTAAAGAAATTGCCCGTCAATTGCGCTTGCGCGATATGGGCGGTATTGTGGTAATCGATTTTATCGATATGCACAAACCAACAAACCGTAAAATGCTATTCGATTATTTGCGTGAGCTGATGTTATTGGATAGAGCCAAACACACTATTTTGCCTCCAAGCAAATTTGGTTTGGTACAAATTACCAGACAACGTGTTCGTCCGGAAATGAATATTGTTACGGTAGAAAAA
Encoded proteins:
- a CDS encoding Rne/Rng family ribonuclease, with the translated sequence MVKELIINSTPAGVTIALIEDKQLVELHKEQININYAVGDIYLGRIKKIMPGLNAAFVDVGYEKDAFLHYFDLGPQVQSLIKLTKIKRNGSVTGTLLDNLKLEADINKAGKISDVLSKNMLLPVQIAKEPISTKGPRLSSDISIAGRYVVLVPFSNTISVSKKIKSNTERNRLKKIIESIKPQNFGVIIRTVSEGRGVAEMQKDLLDLIAKWENFIKKMPSTEPSKRVWGEMDRSSTLIRDILNPDFTNVYVSTPELYDDIRSYVHDISPEMEKIVKLYKQKEPIFDHFGVEKQIKNAFGKTVNLPGGAYLVVEHTEALHVIDVNSGNRTASKENQEENALQVNKEAAKEIARQLRLRDMGGIVVIDFIDMHKPTNRKMLFDYLRELMLLDRAKHTILPPSKFGLVQITRQRVRPEMNIVTVEKCPACDGTGEIKASIVLMDDIENNLNYILREQNEKGVTLCVHPYIEAYITKGIFNLQRRWFFKYGQWIKVKAQSSYHLTEFHFISAKDEEIKL